A genome region from Arachis duranensis cultivar V14167 chromosome 6, aradu.V14167.gnm2.J7QH, whole genome shotgun sequence includes the following:
- the LOC107491923 gene encoding serine/arginine-rich splicing factor RS31 isoform X1 produces MTCTISESQFWILIFNCNHHFLHHSTPLHYSIICISSHIYAGFAFVYFEDERDAEDAVRALDNFPFGYEKRRLSVEWARGERGRHRDGSKSNQRPTKTLFVINFDPIRTRVRDIERHFEPYGKVLHVRIRRNFAFVQFETQEDATKALECTHMSKILDRVVSVEYALRDDDEKGDRYYDSPRRGGYGRSPSPGYRRRPSPDYGRPRSPVYDRYNGPAYDRRRSPEYGRPRSPDYGRNRSPEYGRHRSRTPIRRSRT; encoded by the exons ATGACATGCACAATATCAGAATCTCAATTTTGgattttaatctttaattgcaatcatcattttcttcatcattCAACGCCTCTACACTACAGCATCATCTGCATCAGCTCTCACATATATGCAG GGTTTGCTTTTGTCTATTTTGAGGATGAGCGAGATGCTGAAGATGCAGTTCGTGCTCTTGACAACTTTCCATTTGGTTATGAGAAGCGAAGGCTGTCTGTAGAGTGGGCTAGG GGTGAACGCGGTCGCCATCGTGATGGCTCAAAGTCAAACCAGAGGCCCACAAAAACACTATTTGTGATTAATTTTGATCCAATTCGCACCCGAGTTCGTGACATAGAAAGACATTTTGAACCTTATGGGAAGGTTCTTCATGTTCGCATTCGTCGTAACTTTGCATTTGTGCAGTTTGAAACACAAGAAGATGCTACTAAAGCTCTTGAGTGTACACATATGAG CAAGATATTGGATAGAGTAGTGTCTGTTGAGTATGCTCTGAGGGATGATGATGAAAAGGGTGACAGATATTATGACAGTCCTAGAAGAGGAGGTTATGGGAGATCACCCAGTCCAGGTTATAGGAGGAGACCGAGCCCTGACTATGGCCGTCCACGCAGTCCTGTATATGATAGGTACAATGGTCCAGCCTATGATAGGCGTAGGAGCCCTGAATATGGTAGGCCTCGGAGCCCTGACTATGGTAGGAACAGGAGTCCTGAATATGGGAGACATCGCAG TCGAACACCAATTCGAAGATCCAGAACTTAG
- the LOC107491923 gene encoding serine/arginine-rich splicing factor RS31 isoform X2: protein MRPVFVGNFEYDTRQSELERLFAKYGRIERVDMKSGFAFVYFEDERDAEDAVRALDNFPFGYEKRRLSVEWARGERGRHRDGSKSNQRPTKTLFVINFDPIRTRVRDIERHFEPYGKVLHVRIRRNFAFVQFETQEDATKALECTHMSKILDRVVSVEYALRDDDEKGDRYYDSPRRGGYGRSPSPGYRRRPSPDYGRPRSPVYDRYNGPAYDRRRSPEYGRPRSPDYGRNRSPEYGRHRSRTPIRRSRT, encoded by the exons ATGAGGCCGGTTTTCGTTGGGAACTTTGAGTACGATACTCGTCAGTCAGAGCTTGAACGCTTGTTCGCCAAGTATGGCAGGATTGAGCGCGTTGACATGAAATCTG GGTTTGCTTTTGTCTATTTTGAGGATGAGCGAGATGCTGAAGATGCAGTTCGTGCTCTTGACAACTTTCCATTTGGTTATGAGAAGCGAAGGCTGTCTGTAGAGTGGGCTAGG GGTGAACGCGGTCGCCATCGTGATGGCTCAAAGTCAAACCAGAGGCCCACAAAAACACTATTTGTGATTAATTTTGATCCAATTCGCACCCGAGTTCGTGACATAGAAAGACATTTTGAACCTTATGGGAAGGTTCTTCATGTTCGCATTCGTCGTAACTTTGCATTTGTGCAGTTTGAAACACAAGAAGATGCTACTAAAGCTCTTGAGTGTACACATATGAG CAAGATATTGGATAGAGTAGTGTCTGTTGAGTATGCTCTGAGGGATGATGATGAAAAGGGTGACAGATATTATGACAGTCCTAGAAGAGGAGGTTATGGGAGATCACCCAGTCCAGGTTATAGGAGGAGACCGAGCCCTGACTATGGCCGTCCACGCAGTCCTGTATATGATAGGTACAATGGTCCAGCCTATGATAGGCGTAGGAGCCCTGAATATGGTAGGCCTCGGAGCCCTGACTATGGTAGGAACAGGAGTCCTGAATATGGGAGACATCGCAG TCGAACACCAATTCGAAGATCCAGAACTTAG
- the LOC107491921 gene encoding U-box domain-containing protein 43-like produces MMVLDALNSGPTAEAISQIIDTIAEFLYYASDVLVKKDSFKELSAYLERISPILKALKKGKVSDSEKFNHAIEILSREVRDAKQLAEECSKKNKVYLLMNCRTIIKRLQNITSEISRVIGLLPLATQGLSNGIIEEITKLCENMQAAEFKAAIAEEEILEKIESGIQEKNVDRSYANALLVLIADSVGITNEKSTMKKELDEFKSEIENARLRKDLAEAIQMDQIIALLERADAASSPREKERKYFDKRRSLGSQPLEPLQSFYCPITRDVMVDPVETSSGQTFERSAIEKWFADGNKLCPLTMVPLDTSVLRPNKTLKQSIEEWKDRNTMITIASMTEKIQSGDDEEVLHCLQKLHDLCEQKGQHREWVLLENYIPVLIRLLNAKNRDVRNNALVILCLLAKDSEDAKERIAKVDNAIESIVHSLGRRLGERKLAVALLLELSKYDLLREHIGKVQGCILLLVTMSSSDDNQSARDATELLEKLSYSDQNVIQMAKANYFKQLLQRLSTGSDEVKMLMATTLAEMELTDHNKESLFESGILAPLLHLVSHNDVQMKIVALKALQNLSSLKKNGLEMIRQGATRPLLNILFQHSIPSSSLWEHVAPIIMQLAASTMSQDAQTPVSLLECDEDVFNLFSLITYNVPDVRQYTIQTFYALCQSPSASYIRTKLRECTAVQVLVKLFETENQKLRGSAVKLFSCLVEGCDEAIILENVNEKCIETLARILKSSSDEEEIVSTMGIICSLPENHQITQWLLDAGALVTIYNYIQEGKDKDLQRSKLVETSVSALCRFTVPTNLDWQKRAAEIGIITILVQLLESGTMLTKQQAALSLAQFSKSSQGLSRPLPKRKGLWCFSSSAAESGCLVHGGLCTVKTSFCLLEADAVVPLTKVLGESDPGACEASLDALLTLIEGERLHSGSRVLADANAIPLIIRFLGSPSPGLQDKSLHALERIFRLVEYKQQYGPSAQMPLVDLTQRGNGSIRSMAARILAHLNVLHDQSSYF; encoded by the exons ATGATGGTTCTGGATGCATTGAATTCTGGTCCTACTGCAGAAGCCATTTCTCAAATTATAGATACCATCGCTGAGTTTCTATATTATGCTAGTGATGTTCTTGTGAAGAAGGATAGTTTTAAGGAACTTTCAGCTTACTTGGAAAGGATTTCACCCATTTTAAAAGcattgaagaaaggaaaagtgAGCGATTCTGAAAAATTCAACCATGCCATTGAGATTCTGAGTCGTGAAGTTAGAGATGCAAAGCAACTGGCTGAAGAATGCAGCAAGAAGAACAAGGTATATCTCCTAATGAACTGCAGAACCATTATCAAGCGCCTCCAAAATATCACTAGTGAGATTAGCAGGGTAATTGGTCTTCTTCCTTTGGCCACACAAGGCCTTTCTAATGGAATAATTGAAGAAATTACAAAGCTATGTGAGAATATGCAGGCAGCTGAGTTTAAGGCAGCCATAGCAGAAGAAGAGATTTTAGAGAAAATTGAGTCAGGGATACAGGAAAAGAATGTAGATCGCTCCTATGCAAATGCTTTGTTGGTTCTCATTGCAGATTCTGTTGGGATTACAAATGAGAAATCAACAATGAAGAAGGAACTTGACGAGTTCAAGAGTGAAATCGAAAATGCCAGGCTAAGGAAGGACCTAGCTGAGGCCATACAAATGGATCAGATCATTGCTTTGTTAGAAAGAGCTGATGCAGCTTCATCACCTAGGGAAAAGGAACGCAAGTACTTTGACAAACGCAGATCTTTGGGAAGCCAACCCTTGGAACCATTACAGTCTTTTTATTGCCCCATTACCCGGGATGTCATGGTTGATCCTGTGGAAACTTCATCAGGTCAAACATTTGAGAGAAGTGCAATTGAGAAGTGGTTTGCAGATGGAAACAAATTGTGTCCTCTAACCATGGTTCCTTTAGACACATCAGTTTTGAGACCCAACAAAACCTTGAAACAATCAATAGAAGAATGGAAAGATAGAAATACAATGATTACAATTGCTTCAATGACTGAAAAAATTCAATCAGGAGATGATGAGGAAGTACTGCATTGTTTACAGAAGCTTCATGACTTGTGCGAACAAAAGGGCCAGCACAGAGAATGGGTTTTACTGGAGAATTACATTCCAGTTCTTATCCGATTACTCAATGCTAAAAACCGTGATGTCAGGAATAATGCCCTTGTCATCCTTTGCTTGCTGGCAAAGGATAGTGAAGATGCTAAG gAAAGAATTGCTAAAGTTGATAATGCAATTGAGTCTATCGTGCATTCTCTTGGTCGTCGTTTGGGGGAAAGGAAATTAGCAGTGGCATTACTTCTAGAACTATCCAAATATGATTTACTGAGAGAACATATTGGAAAAGTTCAAGGTTGCATACTGTTATTGGTGACTATGTCCAGCAGTGATGACAATCAATCTGCTAGAGATGCAACAGAGCTGTTGGAAAAACTTTCATATTCTGACCAGAATGTTATACAGATGGCAAAAGCCAATTATTTCAAGCAGTTACTGCAGCGTCTCTCCACAG GGTCAGACGAGGTGAAGATGTTGATGGCCACGACTTTAGCGGAAATGGAGTTAACTGACCATAATAAGGAGTCCTTGTTTGAAAGTGGTATACTTGCTCCTCTTCTTCACTTGGTCTCACATAATGATGTTCAGATGAAAATAGTGGCCCTTAAAGCTCTTCAGAATCTATCCAGTTTAAAGAAAAATGGACTGGAAATGATTCGACAAGGTGCAACACGTCCGCTACTTAACATTCTTTTCCAGCACAGCATTCCATCTTCAAGTTTGTGGGAACATGTAGCGCCAATAATTATGCAGCTTGCTGCATCGACGATGTCACAAGATGCACAGACACCAGTTTCATTGCTAGAATGTGATGAGGATGTTTTTAACCTTTTCTCTCTAATTACTTATAACGTGCCTGATGTGCGGCAATACACTATCCAGACTTTTTATGCCCTGTGCCAATCGCCCTCAGCTTCTTATATTAGAACCAAGCTAAGAGAG TGCACAGCTGTCCAAGTACTGGTTAAGTTGTTTGAGACTGAAAACCAAAAACTACGAGGAAGTGCGGTAAAGCTTTTCTCTTGCCTTGTAGAAGGTTGTGATGAAGCCATCATACTAGAGAATGTGAATGAGAAGTGCATTGAGACTTTGGCCAGAATCCTGAAATCATCttctgatgaagaagaaatagttTCTACTATGGGAATAATTTGCAGTTTGCCGGAAAATCACCAGATCACTCAGTGGCTTTTGGATGCTGGTGCCCTGGTGACTATTTATAACTATATCCAAGAAGGGAAGGACAAAGATCTTCAAAGAAGCAAGCTGGTAGAGACTTCTGTTAGTGCCCTATGTCGATTTACAGTGCCAACAAACTTGGATTGGCAAAAGAGAGCAGCAGAGATTGGGATTATAACTATTCTAGTGCAGTTGCTTGAAAGTGGAACCATGTTAACAAAACAACAAGCAGCATTGTCTCTTGCTCAGTTTTCTAAAAGTTCACAGGGGCTGAGCAGGCCATTGCCGAAGCGCAAGGGACTCTGGTGCTTCTCATCCTCGGCAGCTGAAAGTGGATGCTTAGTACATGGGGGCCTGTGCACTGTCAAAACCTCATTTTGCCTTTTGGAGGCTGATGCAGTAGTACCACTAACGAAGGTTCTTGGGGAATCTGATCCGGGAGCTTGCGAAGCTTCTTTAGATGCTCTATTAACTTTAATTGAAGGTGAAAGACTACACAGTGGTAGTAGAGTGCTTGCAGATGCAAATGCCATACCACTTATAATCAGATTCCTTGGTTCCCCTTCTCCTGGATTGCAGGACAAGTCTCTGCATGCTCTGGAAAGGATTTTTAGGCTAGTGGAGTATAAACAACAGTATGGACCCTCAGCTCAAATGCCTCTAGTTGACTTGACTCAACGCGGTAATGGTAGCATAAGATCCATGGCAGCTAGAATATTAGCACATTTGAATGTCCTGCATGATCAATCTtcatatttctaa
- the LOC107491920 gene encoding uncharacterized protein LOC107491920, translating to MLSVFHHSMDTLSSTVSTLKIPSVPTQTHHHRELFYHHFIRTNTPNCQPCVSSSTASIIPRTSKKAAASTFLPVSASSSSPPLQPRSSSPIFHAKPATGYAAAIIEVAQSTKSLHAVHMDVQRLLRFLQSSNNNDKGEAAATMMKEVGKQGKFQRHVVALLRMLMKKGKLGILGEVLKEFERIYEELCGTQVVLVSSEELLGIAKKVRQTPSFVF from the coding sequence ATGCTCTCTGTCTTCCATCATTCCATGGATACATTATCAAGCACAGTTTCAACCCTCAAGATTCCATCAGTACCCACACAAACTCATCATCATCGTGAATTATTCTATCATCACTTCATAAGAACTAATACTCCCAACTGTCAACCCTGTGTTTCTTCTTCCACTGCTTCCATTATTCCCAGAACCAGCAAGAAGGCTGCTGCCTCTACTTTTCTACCAGTCTCTGCTTCCTCATCGTCACCGCCTCTCCAACCAcgttcttcttctccaatcttcCATGCAAAGCCAGCCACTGGGTACGCAGCGGCCATAATAGAGGTGGCTCAAAGCACCAAGTCCCTTCACGCCGTTCACATGGATGTTCAGAGGCTCCTGAGGTTTCTCCAATCAAGCAATAATAACGATAAGGGAGAAGCAGCGGCTACCATGATGAAGGAGGTGGGCAAGCAAGGAAAGTTTCAGAGGCACGTGGTTGCGTTGTTGAGGATGCTGATGAAGAAGGGCAAATTGGGAATTTTGGGAGAAGTTTTAAAAGAGTTCGAGAGGATCTACGAGGAGCTTTGTGGAACTCAAGTGGTGTTGGTGTCATCTGAAGAGTTGTTAGGGATAGCCAAGAAGGTGCGGCAAACACCCTCTTTTGTCTTCTGA
- the LOC107491926 gene encoding uncharacterized protein LOC107491926 has translation MEFCPTCGNMLQYEQPNLGRPSRFYCPTCPYVCHIENMVKIKRKQLLVRKEIEPVISQDDMKNAPTAEVPCPRCSHDKAAYTEFQTRSADEPATIFYLCLNEKCKHQWRED, from the exons ATGGAGTTTTGCCCAACTTGTGGAAACATGTTGCAGTATGAACAGCCTAATCTGGGTCGCCCCTCTAGATTTTATTGTCCAACTTGCCCCTACGTTTGCCACATTGAGAACATG GTCAAGATTAAGAGAAAGCAGTTGTTGGTGAGGAAAGAGATAGAGCCAGTTATCTCACAAGATGACATGAAGAATGCTCCCACTGCTGAGg TGCCATGCCCAAGATGCAGTCATGATAAAGCTGCTTACACAGAGTTTCAGACTCGTTCAGCTGATGAGCCAGCAACTATATTTTACTTGTGCCTGAATGAGAAGTGTAAGCACCAATGGCGTGAAGATTAA
- the LOC107491924 gene encoding calcium-binding protein KIC, protein MESSQGEKESASAEAAVFEDLLPVMAEKLDVETFVSELCGGFKLLADPEKGLITAESLRRNSELLGMDGMSKEDAEAMVRHGDLDGDGKLNETEFCILMVRLSPEMMQDAEAWLHKAIQQELTKSSTL, encoded by the coding sequence ATGGAAAGCAGCCAAGGGGAAAAAGAAAGCGCTTCTGCAGAAGCAGCTGTGTTTGAGGACTTGCTGCCGGTGATGGCAGAGAAGCTTGACGTGGAGACTTTTGTGTCTGAGCTGTGTGGGGGTTTCAAGCTTCTGGCTGACCCCGAAAAGGGTTTGATCACGGCGGAGAGTCTGAGGAGGAACTCGGAGCTTCTGGGCATGGATGGGATGAGCAAAGAGGATGCAGAGGCTATGGTTAGACATGGTGATCTTGATGGGGATGGGAAGCTGAATGAAACTGAGTTTTGCATCCTGATGGTGAGGCTTAGCCCCGAAATGATGCAAGATGCTGAGGCATGGCTTCACAAAGCAATTCAACAAGAGCTCACCAAATCATCAACCTTGTAA
- the LOC107491919 gene encoding ras-related protein RABA3, whose amino-acid sequence MNQEMNGIEGERARENNDNNNVNVPERIDYVFKVVVIGDSAVGKTQILSRFAKNEFCFDSKSTIGVEFQTRTVTIGGKLIKAQIWDTAGQERYRAVTSAYYRGALGAMVVYDITKRQTFDHVARWIEELRAHADTSIVIMLIGNKGDLVEKRAVRTEDAVEFAEEQGLFFSETSALSGENVESAFFKLLQHIHFVVSKKSLQSANNAINNAVTLKGSKIDVISGNDLESEITEIKKVSSCSC is encoded by the exons ATGAACCAGGAAATGAATGGGATTGAGGGTGAGAGAGCAAGGGAGAATAATGATAACAATAATGTGAATGTGCCGGAGAGAATAGATTATGTGTTCAAGGTGGTTGTGATTGGAGACTCGGCAGTGGGGAAGACTCAAATACTGTCTAGGTTTGCAAAGAATGAGTTCTGCTTTGACTCAAAGTCCACCATCGGAGTTGAGTTCCAGACCAGGACTGTCACCATTGGTGGCAAACTCATCAAAGCACAGATCTGGGACACTGCTGGCCAAGAAAG GTACAGGGCAGTGACAAGTGCGTACTACAGAGGAGCATTAGGAGCAATGGTGGTGTACGACATAACAAAGAGGCAGACATTTGATCACGTGGCGAGGTGGATAGAGGAGCTGAGGGCGCATGCAGACACTTCCATAGTCATAATGTTAATTGGGAACAAGGGTGACCTTGTGGAGAAGAGAGCAGTGCGGACGGAGGATGCGGTGGAGTTTGCGGAGGAACAGGGGCTCTTCTTCTCGGAGACTTCAGCTCTCAGCGGTGAGAATGTGGAGAGTGCCTTCTTCAAGTTGCTTCAACACATCCATTTCGTGGTCTCTAAGAAGTCATTGCAATCTGCCAACAATGCCATTAATAATGCTGTCACTCTTAAGGGATCAAAGATTGATGTAATCTCTGGTAATGACTTAGAGTCAGAGATTACTGAGATTAAGAAAGTCTCTTCATGCTCTTGTtga